DNA from Deltaproteobacteria bacterium:
CTTTCTCATACATATCAAAGAGATTAAACAACATCTGGCAGTCTGCTTCTAAGAAATTGTAATTTGAATATTCAACCTCGCCCTTAAAATGAACATCGCGGTATTTGATGCCCTTTGTCCATTCCAAATCAAACACATTATCAACGCCCTGAAGATACATTGTAATCCTTTCAAGACCATATGTGATTTCTCCTGAAACAGGTTTTAGATTTATGCCGCCAGCCTGCTGAAAATATGTGAACTGTGTGATTTCCATGCCGTCAAGCCAGACCTCCCAGCCAAGCCCCCATGCGCCTAATGTTGGAGATTCCCAGTCATCCTCAACAAATCTAATGTCATGCTCAAGCGGATTTATGCCGAGTGTTTTCAAACTTTTAAGATATATATCCTGAATATCGTCTGGCGATGGTTTTAATATAACCTGAAACTGATAATAATGCTGGAGTCTATTTGGGTTTTCTCCGTATCTGCCATCAGTAGGCCTTCTTGATGGCTCAACATACGCCGCCTTCCAAGGCTCTGGTCCAAGAACCCTTAAAAAAGTCGCGGGGTTGAATGTTCCTGCGCCCTTTTCCATGTCATAAGGCTGCTGTATGATACAACCATAATCCCCCCAGAATTTTTGCAGGGAAAGAATTACATCCTGAAAATATATCTTCTTCATTGCGTATCCTTTATTGCATAGTATAAAAGATGGGCTTAATTTTCAAT
Protein-coding regions in this window:
- the glyQ gene encoding glycine--tRNA ligase subunit alpha, producing the protein MKKIYFQDVILSLQKFWGDYGCIIQQPYDMEKGAGTFNPATFLRVLGPEPWKAAYVEPSRRPTDGRYGENPNRLQHYYQFQVILKPSPDDIQDIYLKSLKTLGINPLEHDIRFVEDDWESPTLGAWGLGWEVWLDGMEITQFTYFQQAGGINLKPVSGEITYGLERITMYLQGVDNVFDLEWTKGIKYRDVHFKGEVEYSNYNFLEADCQMLFNLFDMYEKEALRLIEKRLALPAYDYCLKCSHTFNLLDARGAISVAERTRFIARVRHLARQCAHLYLKGREEMGFPLMRGKN